A region of Tunicatimonas pelagia DNA encodes the following proteins:
- the nosD gene encoding nitrous oxide reductase family maturation protein NosD produces MRICIVLIIMLSAWLIPSANARTLVVGINESFQIIQEAIREANLHDTVLVRPGLYAQHSIVIDKPLHLIGEGKPQLDAKHQAVELFVVMADSVVIEGFTLQNVGVSFLKELAAIKVRQGHYGSIRNNEIINCFFGVYLEYATHYQVVNNYIVDQADDEASAGNAIHVWKGDYLEITHNTLSGHRDGIYLEFVNNSQIHHNQSYRNLRYGLHFMFSNNDAYSANEFRENGAGVAVMFSREIRMQHNHFSHNWGGASYGLLLKEISDGEISGNYFVRNTIGILAEGANRIIIKKNQFSLNGTALDMKGNSLDNEVLANNFLANTFEVVTNSQNNNNHYERNYWSGYVGYDLNRDGSGDEPYRPVNLFARITDQIPAATLMLHSFFVSLLEFSERIFPTIIPATLTDQYPQMQPYAYDQN; encoded by the coding sequence ATGAGAATCTGCATCGTGCTGATAATTATGCTAAGCGCCTGGCTAATCCCTTCAGCTAATGCCCGAACATTAGTGGTAGGAATAAACGAGTCATTCCAAATCATTCAGGAAGCAATCCGGGAAGCTAATCTTCATGATACCGTTCTGGTACGGCCTGGACTTTACGCGCAGCATTCTATCGTCATTGATAAACCGCTGCACCTGATTGGCGAAGGAAAACCCCAACTCGATGCGAAGCATCAGGCGGTTGAGTTATTTGTGGTGATGGCCGATTCTGTGGTGATTGAAGGGTTTACACTCCAGAATGTAGGGGTTAGCTTTTTAAAGGAACTAGCCGCCATCAAGGTACGTCAGGGCCACTACGGTAGTATCCGTAACAACGAGATTATCAACTGTTTCTTTGGAGTATATCTGGAATACGCTACCCACTATCAGGTAGTGAATAATTATATTGTAGATCAGGCCGACGATGAAGCCTCGGCAGGTAATGCGATTCACGTTTGGAAGGGCGATTATCTGGAGATTACCCATAATACGCTTAGTGGTCATCGCGATGGTATTTATCTGGAGTTTGTGAATAACAGCCAGATTCACCATAATCAAAGTTACCGAAACCTGCGCTACGGTTTGCACTTTATGTTTTCCAACAACGATGCGTATTCAGCAAATGAATTCCGAGAAAACGGAGCCGGAGTGGCAGTGATGTTCTCCCGGGAAATACGCATGCAGCATAACCACTTTTCCCATAACTGGGGCGGGGCTTCCTACGGTTTACTACTAAAAGAAATCAGCGATGGAGAGATCAGTGGCAACTACTTTGTGCGAAATACTATCGGTATTCTGGCCGAAGGTGCCAACCGAATTATCATTAAGAAGAATCAGTTCTCATTGAACGGTACCGCTCTGGATATGAAGGGCAACAGTCTGGACAATGAAGTGCTCGCCAATAATTTCCTGGCTAATACCTTTGAGGTAGTCACCAACTCCCAAAACAACAATAACCACTATGAGCGCAACTACTGGAGCGGCTACGTGGGCTACGACCTAAACCGAGATGGCTCCGGCGACGAACCCTACCGCCCAGTGAACCTGTTCGCTCGCATTACCGACCAGATTCCGGCGGCGACGCTGATGCTGCATAGCTTCTTTGTGAGTCTATTGGAGTTTAGCGAGCGGATTTTCCCCACAATCATCCCGGCAACCTTGACTGATCAGTACCCTCAGATGCAGCCCTATGCTTATGATCAAAATTGA